One window of Triticum dicoccoides isolate Atlit2015 ecotype Zavitan chromosome 5A, WEW_v2.0, whole genome shotgun sequence genomic DNA carries:
- the LOC119300822 gene encoding pyruvate kinase 1, cytosolic yields MHSTNLLLEEPIRMVSILEPSKPNFFPAMTKIVGTLGPKSRSVEAISACLKAGMSVARFDFSWGDAAYHQETLENLKLAIKATKKLCAVMLDTVGPELQVVNKSEVTISLEENESVVLTPHQGQEASSKLLPINFAGLAKAVKPGATIFVGQYLFTGSETTSVWLEVSEVQGDDVVCVIKNSATLAGSLFTLHCSQIHIDMPTLSDEDKDVMKKWGAPNKIDFLSLSYTRHAEDVRQAREFLSKLGDLSQTLIFAKIENVEGLNHFDEILEEADGIILSRGNLGIDLPPEKVFLFQKSALHKCNMAGKPAVVTRVVDSMTDNLRPTRAEATDVANAVLDGSDAILLGAETLRGLYPVETISTVGRICAEAEKVFNQDLYFKRTVKYVGEPMTHLESIASSAVRAAIKVKASVIICFTSSGRAARLIAKYRPTMPVLSVVIPRLKTNQLKWSFTGAFEARQSLIVRGLFPMLADPRHPAESTSTTNESVLKVALDHGKASGVIKSHDRVVVCQKVGDSSVVKIIELDD; encoded by the exons ATGCATTCCACCAATCTGCTCCTCGAGGAGCCCATCCGGATGGTCTCCATCCTCGAGCCATCCAAGCCG AACTTCTTCCCGGCGATGACGAAGATTGTGGGGACGCTGGGTCCGAAGTCCCGGTCCGTTGAGGCCATCTCCGCCTGTCTAAAGGCCGGCATGTCTG TGGCCCGTTTCGATTTCTCGTGGGGGGATGCCGCGTACCACCAGGAGACACTCGAGAACCTCAAGCTCGCCATCAAGGCCACCAAGAAGCTATGTGCT GTTATGCTCGACACTGTTGGCCCTGAGTTGCAAGTGGTGAACAAGAGTGAAGTCACAATCTCGCTTGAAGAGAACGAGTCTGTTGTTCTCACCCCTCACCAGGGCCAGGAGGCCTCTTCCAAGTTGCTCCCTATCAACTTCGCTGGACTCGCCAAG GCTGTGAAGCCCGGAGCCACAATATTCGTTGGGCAATATTTGTTCACGGGCAGTGAGACTACATCAGTTTGGCTGGAG GTTTCTGAAGTTCAAGGGGATGACGTGGTTTGCGTGATCAAGAACTCAGCTACCCTGGCTGGGTCACTCTTCACATTGCACTGCTCCCAGATCCATATCGACATGCCCACGCTGTCTGATGAGGATAAAGAT GTTATGAAAAAATGGGGTGCTCCAAACAAGATTGACTTCCTCTCTCTTTCTTATACAAGGCATGCAGAAGATGTGCGGCAA GCACGGGAGTTCCTCTCTAAGTTAGGTGATCTTAGCCAAACTCTGATTTTTGCCAAAATTGAGAATGTGGAG GGCTTGAACCATTTTGATGAGATCCTGGAGGAAGCGGATGGTATCATTCTGTCAAGAGGGAACCTTGGAATTGATCTTCCACCTGAAAAG GTGTTCTTATTTCAGAAGTCTGCTCTGCACAAGTGCAACATGGCTGGAAAGCCTGCTGTTGTTACTCGTGTTGTGGACAGTATGACGGACAACCTAAGGCCTACTCGTGCGGAGGCAACTGATGTGGCAAATGCGGTGCTGGACG GTAGTGATGCCATTCTCCTTGGTGCTGAGACTCTCCGTGGGTTGTATCCAGTCGAGACTATTTCAACAGTGGGCAGAATTTGTGCTGAG GCTGAGAAGGTCTTCAACCAAGATTTGTATTTCAAGCGAACCGTGAAATATGTGGGAGAACCCATGACCCACTTGGAGTCTATTGCTTCCTCTGCA GTGCGGGCTGCTATTAAAGTTAAGGCTTCGGTCATCATTTGCTTCACTTCATCTGGACGGGCTGCAAG GCTAATTGCCAAGTACAGGCCCACCATGCCTGTCCTGTCCGTTGTCATTCCTCGTCTGAAAACAAATCAATTGAAGTGGAGCTTCACAGGTGCATTTGAG GCAAGACAATCACTCATAGTTAGAGGCCTCTTTCCCATGCTTGCTGATCCACGTCATCCG GCTGAATCTACTAGCACTACAAATGAATCAGTGTTGAAGGTTGCTCTTGACCACGGCAAAGCATCTGGTGTGATCAAGTCGCATGACCGTGTCGTCGTGTGCCAGAAAGTGGGAGATTCCTCTGTCGTGAAGATCATTGAGCTAGACGACTAG